A single region of the Hoeflea prorocentri genome encodes:
- a CDS encoding sugar ABC transporter substrate-binding protein, with product MTFKKLAKALATAAIGALMVSATSAEELSLEGKTIGVTVVGTSHHWDLQAYKGQIEELERLGAEVIALDAERNDQTQINQIQTLIAQQPDAIIQQLGNIKVLDPWLKRISDAGIPLFTVDTITEHSVNNTTSNNYGIGSDLALQIAEDMGGEGKILVFNGFYSVPVCKIRYDQLKYVMSNFSGIEMIEPELKDVAPNTVQQAFADVTDMLTKFDENSGLKAVWACWDRPSVGATQAIEKAGRNEVKVYGIDGSPDFVEMILDPNSPAQAVAAQQPYEIGKGAAQNVAKYLNGQDIPPVTFVPAMMINKANASEVAADFLPKN from the coding sequence ATGACATTCAAAAAACTGGCAAAAGCCCTGGCAACAGCTGCCATAGGTGCCCTTATGGTTTCGGCGACATCGGCGGAGGAGCTGTCGCTCGAAGGCAAAACCATCGGCGTGACTGTCGTCGGCACAAGTCACCACTGGGACCTTCAGGCCTACAAGGGGCAGATCGAGGAGCTGGAACGGCTTGGCGCCGAGGTCATCGCACTGGATGCAGAGCGCAATGACCAGACACAGATCAACCAGATCCAGACGCTGATCGCCCAGCAGCCTGATGCGATTATCCAGCAGCTCGGAAACATCAAGGTTCTTGACCCGTGGCTGAAGAGGATCAGCGATGCCGGCATCCCGTTGTTCACGGTCGACACGATTACCGAGCATTCCGTCAACAACACGACGTCAAACAATTACGGCATCGGTTCCGACCTTGCCCTTCAGATTGCCGAAGATATGGGCGGCGAAGGCAAGATCCTTGTTTTCAACGGCTTCTATTCCGTGCCGGTCTGTAAAATCCGCTATGACCAGCTGAAGTATGTCATGAGCAATTTTTCCGGTATCGAGATGATCGAGCCGGAGCTGAAGGATGTTGCTCCCAATACGGTTCAGCAGGCATTCGCAGACGTGACCGACATGCTGACCAAGTTCGATGAGAACTCGGGTCTCAAAGCTGTCTGGGCCTGTTGGGACCGCCCGAGCGTCGGCGCAACGCAGGCGATTGAAAAGGCCGGCCGCAACGAGGTCAAGGTCTACGGCATCGACGGATCTCCGGACTTCGTCGAAATGATCCTGGACCCGAATTCACCGGCCCAGGCTGTTGCTGCACAGCAGCCCTATGAAATCGGCAAGGGCGCAGCGCAAAATGTCGCCAAATATCTCAATGGCCAGGACATTCCTCCGGTGACCTTTGTTCCTGCGATGATGATCAACAAGGCGAATGCATCGGAAGTCGCTGCCGACTTCCTGCCCAAAAACTAA
- a CDS encoding sugar ABC transporter ATP-binding protein: protein MSNVAVDMRGISKEFGPVKALDNVDLLVRKGSIHGLVGANGAGKSTIIKVLAGIYANDAGTITVDGKALETITPASIEKEGVHFIHQDRLLVPTATVAEAVFLNNEPRAGIFLNIRKMKCDAAALIQKYFDVEIDPNTLVRDLSAAKQKIVQITRALANNAKVLVLDEPTAALVSAEANSLFKVLRDLKNQGIAIVFISHYMQEIMDVCDDVTILRNGQNAGNVETSSTSIDEIVSLMVDRDASEMYPPRDHKIGKPILEIENLTRKGHFNDITMSLHSGEVLGLIGLLGSGDKQLLKCMFGLDQADSGSIRLNGTDRSFSAPSQAVRAGIAMIPEDRRAHGVAVDLTVFENISVASIDQRSNKGFVNFKEEAKVVDGLIGELGIKTPDRFLPVKNLSGGNQQKVVVAKWLSCDSSVYLLDDPTVAVDVGAKVEIYNLINRLAGEGKGLIFVSSDLEEAVEMCDRILVIYKGEIVGEYKRGEVDSNTLLAVASGASVDQREAS, encoded by the coding sequence ATGTCAAACGTGGCGGTGGATATGCGCGGCATATCCAAGGAGTTTGGCCCTGTAAAAGCCCTGGATAATGTCGATCTTCTGGTGCGCAAAGGCTCCATTCACGGCCTGGTCGGCGCAAACGGGGCGGGAAAGTCCACAATCATCAAGGTCCTTGCGGGCATCTACGCCAATGACGCCGGCACAATCACAGTCGACGGCAAAGCCCTTGAAACGATAACGCCCGCGTCGATTGAAAAGGAAGGCGTGCACTTCATCCACCAGGACCGACTGCTGGTTCCCACAGCAACGGTCGCCGAGGCCGTTTTCCTGAACAACGAACCCAGGGCGGGAATTTTCCTCAACATCAGGAAAATGAAATGCGACGCCGCAGCCCTCATTCAGAAGTATTTCGATGTCGAGATCGATCCGAACACGCTTGTTCGCGATCTCTCTGCAGCAAAACAGAAAATCGTCCAAATCACACGCGCGCTGGCCAACAACGCGAAGGTTCTGGTTCTCGACGAGCCCACGGCAGCGCTTGTTTCAGCTGAAGCAAATAGTCTCTTCAAGGTCTTGCGGGACCTGAAAAACCAGGGCATCGCGATCGTTTTCATCTCGCACTACATGCAGGAGATCATGGATGTGTGCGATGACGTGACCATATTGCGGAACGGCCAGAATGCCGGCAATGTCGAAACATCCAGCACCAGCATTGATGAAATCGTGTCGCTGATGGTCGACCGCGACGCCTCGGAGATGTACCCGCCGCGCGATCACAAGATCGGCAAACCGATCCTTGAGATCGAAAACCTCACACGCAAGGGGCATTTCAACGACATCACAATGTCCCTTCATTCGGGAGAGGTGCTTGGCCTGATCGGGCTCCTGGGCTCGGGCGACAAGCAGCTGCTCAAATGCATGTTCGGGTTGGATCAGGCCGACAGCGGATCCATCAGGTTGAACGGCACGGACCGCTCTTTCAGCGCGCCCTCTCAGGCCGTGCGCGCCGGCATCGCCATGATCCCTGAAGACAGGCGGGCCCACGGTGTTGCCGTCGACCTGACGGTCTTTGAAAACATCTCTGTTGCCTCAATCGATCAGCGCTCAAACAAGGGCTTCGTCAACTTCAAGGAAGAAGCCAAGGTTGTCGACGGATTGATTGGCGAACTCGGCATCAAGACGCCGGACAGGTTCCTGCCGGTGAAAAACCTTTCGGGCGGCAACCAGCAGAAGGTTGTCGTGGCCAAGTGGCTGAGCTGCGACAGCTCTGTCTACCTGCTCGACGATCCGACGGTTGCCGTGGATGTCGGCGCCAAGGTCGAGATTTATAACCTCATCAACCGGCTGGCCGGGGAAGGCAAAGGGCTGATTTTCGTTTCCTCCGACCTGGAGGAAGCCGTGGAGATGTGCGACCGCATTCTGGTCATCTACAAGGGTGAAATCGTGGGCGAATACAAACGTGGTGAGGTAGACAGCAATACGTTGCTGGCGGTGGCATCGGGCGCTTCTGTTGATCAGAGGGAAGCTTCGTAA